A window of Phaseolus vulgaris cultivar G19833 chromosome 4, P. vulgaris v2.0, whole genome shotgun sequence genomic DNA:
CGTATTTATTAAAGTATGTATTCATGATAATTAACTGTACGAAAATTAGGTAATGTGAATGTTAATAGTGTCGCATGCCTTAATCAAGGTGTATCAGAGAAATGATCCAtcaaatactataaatagttaCTTCATTTAAGAAAAATGTACGTAGttattacaatatttattaCACTCAAATACtaaatacttattttaaaaaatctttttcaaatatcattAACCAAGAGTCGAAACCTAACTATTGAAGgaaaaagataagaaaaacCAAAGAAGAACAAGAGAGACTATATATATTGTAATCCCAAAATGACATGCGCGTGgtgatttttttctttctttctggtTATTTGAACCTTTTATTTAGTAAAATACTGCAATAAAGGCAAAGATTGAGAGCATCGATTCCAAGATTAACGATGGCATGAGAAAATAGATTGTTCTGTGAAACATGCTTTGATGTTCCATCATCCATTATTGCTCACAAAAGAGGTGACATGATTAGAAATCACAAACTACTTTTAACTGTATGGAGAAGACATGAACCTAAAGTCTCAAATCTCTAAACTCTATCTTTGACTACCAAAACAATATCATATACTTTTCTTCATATGCtttttgaatgaaaaaaaattgcacACTGTTTACAAACTCTAATGTATCTTTGAccatttgtttaaaaaatagaacTTAAAACAGTATCACAACAGTACAAACTAAAAACTTTGTTGTATGAAAATAGGTCTAATTTGAATAAACTTACTTTTGCTACTCATACTCTAATAGTGTGTTTAGTTCTAAAGAAGCTATCTGTTCTACTTTCCAAGTTCTTTTAGCAAATTGATATGGTTTTTCACAGTTCACTTTTTGGTCTCAGCTAGTTTACTGATTTTGGTGTTTCCTTCTATAATACCCTTGTGTTACTAAAACCATGCATGAATAATCTGTCTTTTCACAATGAGGTCCCCACTTTGTTATTTATGATACAACAACATCAGTGTGATGAGGTTGAGTGGGGTCCTTTGGAACTTGTTGGCACATGAGACATAACTCCCTGAAGGTGCAACAGGTCCTACAACAATGAAGACAAGTGGTCACATGGGCTCCTCGAAGAGGTAAAACCAACCACAAGTGTTTGCCAAAAGCTCACCCTTTCTGCCACCCTTTCAAACTCACCAAAAAGGACCAGTGACtttaaaaagtaaaacataGGGTTTGCAGGCTGCAGGAGATTCAACAGGGACACATACTCCTTCATTGACTGTCTCATTTCTCATTTATAATTCTCCTAACCAAAAGTACCAAACTACTGCAACCATAATTGCACTCAGATTCAATACTCATAACCAACACATGAAATGCAGTGCAAACTCAGAAAAAGTCATAAGTGGATGGATGTCTTTTTTATTCTAATGCAAAAGGCCAAGGAATAAAAACTTGTTCTGCATAGTTTTCTAGGAACTCATTATATCATTATATATCCTCTGAAAAGTTTTATAGGGGCATGGAGCAATTCAAGGAAAAAACAAAGGTACCCTTATGATCTGGTAAAGGTaatatataatgataaataaatacattacatGCCTAAGTAACAACTGAGAGAATGAAAAATTCCCTTCAGTGTCTAAATAGGGTCTTGTAAAGAGGAAATAACTAGATATTACTATCTTACATCAGTTACAATGCAAGCATAAGGGTACATTTAGAAATTGTGATCATTTGTCAGGGTTTCCACACTTAGATCTTGAAGCTTTTGCAAAATAACATCCATGTCAAAAGTGACGGTGTAATCAATGTGTGTTAAGCAGCACAGCCTCCACACACAATACTTCTGTCagacagtaaaaaaaaatatatgttaacaTATAGTCAAACGCAAGAATGATAGGAATTTGCAAGCAAAATAATAACATTACACTTTATGATAAGTTATGTGCTTAAGATCATTCTCTCTGAAGCTTGAGTAGTGATCTAAGGTCAAGGGCATTTGAATGCTCCTTCAGAGAGAATGATCTTAATCCCTCTTTAATGCTCCTTCAGAGCCATCTCTTTTTTAgcagtatttttcttttctttcctttttggGGTATCAAAGCCTATTTAACTTCGTCCAATCATCACAATATTTCACTGCATAAGAAGCAACATCGCCTAGTCTAGCAATTTCGTTTCTTCATCAGGAAGGTCTCTTAAATTTACACACTATCATATCATGGATTCCATCCACCAAATGCTTTGCAGAGATCAATGGTTTTAAGTATGCTTCAAAAGAATGGGAGCAAGGGACTTACACAAACGAGCAACCAGACCTTCTATGCCTTTTCTTCCTAGCCATTTCTTTCCTCCTTGGAGGTTGCAGAACAACCTTAATTGCAGTATCAAACACTGCTTTGACATTCTAAATCACGCAAAATCCAGCAATAagtttaaatacaaataaaccATCGTCCATATAAAGTTTATTCACACttttaacaataaattttaaaagtcaTAGCAACAATGATATCTGATAGTgcataaaaattaaactaattgAGCTCAAACCCACTACCTGTTGAGTCTTGGAACTGCACTCaatgtaagctgctgcacctaTTTGTTTCCTCAGTTCTTCCCCCTATTAGCAATGTACCATGATTGATAAATGGTATCATTTTCTTTACTTATAAACATAATACATAAATTGCTTCAtacttattaaataaaataaaatgaaggaagcaaattaaaaatgtaaaccTCAGCAGATGTTATGACATTAGATCCCATGTGATCAGCCAAATAACCTCGGTCTTCACGAAGATCTAAAACCAATAATTCAGGACGTTATGCCATTAACTTCTTCCCTCTAAAATTAACGTAAAAAGTTACAAAATTTTGCTGTGCTGTTGCTTACCTAACTTTGTGCCAACAAGAACAATTGGAACATTAGGTGCAAATCTACGCAGTTCTGGCATCcactgaaaaagaaaagaaggaatGCAGATATGAATAACTACTGCGTTATGGAGGCATAAATGCAAAAGTTTAAGTGCACATAAATGCTCTGTTGAAAACTGTCCATTATTGATCACTCCTAATAGGCTAATACAATGAAAACTTGCATGTTCTATAGTAGTAAAGCCACATAGAGGCCTAAACAACAACCTAACAGCTACAGACTTAGGCTTTGTTGGAATATGGGTCTAAAAAACATCatcttaagaaaaaaaaattctcattaaaaacattttttaaaatttctttgaagtaaacAATAGGAGTAGTTATGAactataaaataactttttattaattcAGTTGCTATATTGCctgtttagatttttttttggatCAGATTGAACCTGTTTGTTCCACTGTCTCTCTCCATCCTTCCTGTTTCTAGCTTTCCTCTTTAATTTTCTATAGTGATTTTCTTTTCCCTCTCTTTATGTAGCCATCAATAGAAAAATGTCAAGAAAGACATGCAAATATCAATCAAAGATCCGAGAGTGAACATAAACCAATGATCATTGGAGCTCCTTTCAGTCAATCACTCTCATTATTCAACTTGATTTCTCTGTCCTGAGATCTTATTTGCATGTTAAGCCTATTGATATATGCGGTACACTTTCATTATTGTTTTAAATAGGTGCTTCTAAAATCTCAAAAATTGAGTTGCACACTTTAACTTTTGGAAAGGGGTACCACACAACTATTGCAAACGACATTTTTCAAAAACGAAAATGTTTAAAGGAAGGACACAGTACAATAGaaaatgtttcccttcatttGGGTTTTATGTACACTCCcagagaaaaaatattttcaaattttcatcaTAAACTTTCTTCTTTAATTTCTGTTTTCCTTTCATCCCATCTTATCCCCTTATCCATAGGAAGCCTGAAGGAAAATACTCATTTTCTGCAAAGTTGAATTCAAAACTAGAGAGAAGAAGTAACATGCAAagcaagagaaagaaaagatattTAAGAACCTTCTTGAGAACATTTTCATAGCTTGCTCTGCTAATAAGTGAGAAGGCTAAGACAAAAATGTCAGCTCCTCTGTAGCTCAGTGGCCTCAACCTGCTATAGTCTTCCTGGCCTTTAAAACAGTGAAAAAATGTATCCAAAGTTAAGGGATGGTGAACAATCAAAACACAGTTTCTGGACCATGAAAGCTCAAGAGGAAAGCTCCTAGTACCTGCTGTGTCCCATAGCCCCAAATTGACAATACTTCCATCCACAGCCACATTGGCACTAAAATTATCAAATACTGTCGGTATGTAATCCTGCAACCCAAAaagataaaagagaaaaaaaaatagtgagcTAGATGATAAAAAGTGAAGGGTTTCCTCACCACCATTTGAATCTTAGACAAATGAAACAAGGATAGTGAAACACAACAACACACTGAAACAAGAGCCCAAACGCCAATACAGCGTGAGTTTGAATAGAAAGCACCTTTCAGATGAAACACCTCCAAAGTTAAAAAATGGTAAAAGAACAAGAGATCCTAATGGATAAAAGAAGCATCTTTGATGGAGGGGTCTGAGTTTTCTTAATGGACTTACTGTGGGGAACTTGTTGCTGGTGTAGCAAATGAGCATGCAGGTTTTCCCAACAGCTCCATCTCCAACGGTGACACATTTAATGAACTTTGAAGCATTCATCATATGAACACTGTTAACCAAACTGAGGTTAAGCTGCAACAGACCAAGACAGAAAAGACCCCTCAAAAGTTGTTGAGTTTGAAGCTAAGAAAGTGTGGTCTCTCTGTTCACATTAAAGGGTGTGTGAGATGAGATAGATAAATAGGTGgtagagagaaaagaaaagagccTCTTATACTTTCAAGAAACAAGAAATATAAAAGTagtgagagagaaaaagaaatgaGCTGCAATGCATATATACTAATAGTTTAGTCTAGTTTAGTCAAATGGTGCTGTGTTCGTTGTTGCTGCTGCACTTTTTCGTCCCACTCAATAAATTTCAAATCCAACagaaatttttttgaattacaCAAATGGGGCCCTCTATCAAACGGTACCTATGCATGCTCAGCTAAACTAAACCTCTCTTCATTTCTTGGTTTCCAACCACATCTCATTACTCACTGATTACTGCTCATTACTTCCTCCACCATACAATACTTACTGCAGCAAGTTCAAATCACTGTTTCCACATTCCAACTCTATTCTGGCTCTGCTAACAATCATATAGCAAATAATTTCAATATCATGAAAATTCTTCTTTTTTGCATAAATATTCCTTTTTTCTTCTACCCCTAATCCGTTTTCTCCAAGAAAAAACTGTTGTTATTACAAAACTAACAATTCACACAGTAAAAAAAATGAGTAGTATTAAATTGGTGTACTGTTTTCTCGGCAATCTCGCTTTTGACCCATAATTACTTGGAGAAGAAGAATTCCAATTTTGAGACATGAATAAAGTTGTTCTGTGCAGTAGTGACAGAACACAAACGACGAACAAAACGCACACATGTCAATACTTGTCCATTTATTTATCAAACACCAATTTTGTATAGATAATTTGTTTGCACTTATTTCGGTGCATTAACCATTAATCTAGCCCTTAATCTGAATTTGGTGAAGAAAATGACGATGATgttaaacaacaacaataattaaaggaaaaaaaaaaactcgcATCCCGACAGATTCAAATTTATTGAACCGTTTGAAGTTGTTGTTTTGTCCCAATCTCAAACACAAcagataataaattaaaatgcaTCATATACTTCACCATGAGAGAAAGAGACATATTCTTTGTGAAAATGTTCattattatgaaaaatgttattttaaaaatcattagcttacaatgaaattttaaattgtttcatCTGGTACATTTTGTAACATTACAatggaattttaaaattgtttcatctatattttagtgataaaaaaaattatttctctttctATTTATAATGTAGTGTAAAGTGAtgagaataataaataatgaaaggAGTTAgtgtattttgaaaattttaaaaagtgttGATATGTTGataattttatatcattttatacTCGAAagataaataattcaaaaaataaataattttttagtaaaataaaataatttaaattttttattaatcaaattacaattataaattgatgtcatatatcttttaaattgGGAGTtgtgaaattaatatttttcacaaTCTAACAtggtaatttattttaaaaatttaatacacACTCAAAATAATGCCATTAGTTTCTTAAAATTACACAGTGCCTaaagtataaaaaaacaaatttcttatatttttaaattcactCAACACAAATCTTAAGAAGATCCTACTAAGGGATAGTTTTTCTTGAAGCACAAGCCTTTGAATTCTTTATTTAGAATTGTGGCCTAAAAGTTTATTTAATAagatgacaatttttttttattaaacttatGACGTAACACGTGAActtgtttataaaatataactttGTAGGGACGATTaacattgttaaaaaaaaactattcccCATTGGGTTGAACAACATATGCagcaaataaaatattttaactttttatttataattgttgtTGGAAGAAGGTAcatcttttgattttttttcttcagtataccttttttattaaaataaaaaataatatttattcatGTTACTCGTGATGATGCTGAAAACACATTTAGAACAGTCATAATAAATAGCAATTAAAGCAGTTACACAAACTTCCTGAGAATCCGAGATACGTTTCACCAAATTTGGTAACAATTTGAGAGATCAAGAAACTTCTCTAAAAATAACCAAACAATTATATACGATGGTTTATGTCCATTACAATGTTCTATTCTCTAAAAATAAGCTAATAATAATATGACACATATTCAGTCCATTATAGTGGTCAATGACTAAATATCATAAACAAACATTCTGCAAAGGTGTAAGGTACTTTTTTATTCACTTTTCAACATACAGATACTTATTTGATCGTCGAAATACTTTTTGTAAGTCAACTCCAATTGAGCACCAGCAAATCGAAGAAGGAGACTTGGAGTGATAAATTGCAAGAGAACGATCTAACAACACGTCAACAATTATACAATCAATTTCAAGTACTATCTAGATTCACTTTACGTATAAAAATAcaagttatttattattacgtcgaaaatctgatttttttttttgaaaaaacaacTAATGAATTTCAACTGATTTTGTGATACTGATATCGTTATTTTATGTTGTGAATTCGACTGCCATATATTAAATTCTCAACATGAACAATGAATAGGACAGATAATATTCTCACATGTTCATCTTGTAATTTCCTTTCCAATAagttttagtttatatataaaaaaaaaatgtgatagTTAACTGAATTAAtgtctgcaagttgttgcttatttaataaatttatgttttcataaaaaaaataaattaaggaGAGATTAGAGaagaacattaaatattttcacTATTCACTTGATAGAGAATTAAGagaaagaagaattaaaattcGTGGACTCtaccatattttattttattcctcgTCTTTCATAATTTTGTGTAGAAAAGAAACATTATGTCTTCTTaggttaattgtttttatttattattctttattttatttaattttttatctcaATAAAATGTaatcacaattttttatttattttaaagatgtCGTAATGTAACCATAGTTCAATCgaattctttaatattttttttaagacgCAACAttataaagtttcaaaattggTAAGTGTATGTTGGTTAATGTCTCTTTTACTTTGCACCTCTAGTGTTAACATGTTCCAACTTTTCtgaaaatttcattaaaaatataatagtttTTCATGCTCAACATTTGAATCGTAAAGAGCTTAGTGAATATCAAGTACTAAATTTCATTAAGGAAGACGGGTGCCATGAAATTAGTGATGATTTTTTCAGGGAAATGGTGTAATGGTAcaatttagattataaattacgaatttaaataataaaaattattatagaatTGAATTAAGATGAAACcactttaaatataaaagtaGGATGTGACACATGTGATTTGAATTTCATATGAAGTCAACGTAAAAGTTGTGTTACTCTATCACGATTTCAGTATAAAAGTCCTACACAGACTTCAATACTCTATCACGATTTTAGCATAAAAGTCATACACAGACTTTAATTTCACATCAAGTCAACATGAAAGTTGTGTTACTCTATCACGATTTCAACACAAAAGTCGTACACAAActtcaattattttttgaatttagcAAACTAAATCGTTTATTGGTGACACaacttcaattatttatttattttaccttGATTTCGTTCATgcatttaatttgatttttttttgaaaattaaaaaattcatatttgATGTGCAACATATTATGCTTTAATATATCTAATTAATACaagaaaatactaaaaaaattagaaaacacaaaaaaagGAAGATTTTTTTCACAAATGTAAGTATGTATGTGAACTAAAGCATAAAGTACCTCAAAAATACTtgaaaatagtaaaaaataaaacaataaactgATAAACCCTAAATGAGTGATTTTTGGAAATTTGGGTGAGCCCAATCCCCTTTTCCTTTATTTCAGTCAACTTTTATTTTGAACACTTCTTAATTCAACCTCTATAAAATTATATCCATTTAAAGcttttttctattaatttttgACCATTCAAAATCTAACTTCTCTCTCAAATATTAACTAGATGAAGTTATCACAGAAAAATGGATCAAGAATAACCTTCTACCTAATTTTAATGAATTTGACAAGATTGACTCATTGAAGTAAATTCGTACATGACTTAAAAATTCACTCCACAAAAATATAATGACTTAGAAATTCACtgtacaaaaatataaatgaaatcgTGTATGAGTGATATAACTGATGTCTCAAGACTTTTTCACATGGACACGATTTAAAAATGAAGTTGTGTGAGTAtgacacattttttttcttttttatgtaaaGTTGTTCTACCTGGATGAACTTGCCCGTGCAAAACATGTTACTCAAGAGTGGTAATAATTACTAGATAAAAGAGGAAAGAAGTGAAAATTGCAAGACAGAAAGAAGTTGAACATGTTACTtctgtgaatattttttttaactccaAAACACTTCAAACTAGTAAGCTTATTTATTTCCATAACATGCACCACATCATACCCTTCTGAAAGCACACAACACCATTACACCTATGAAAATGTTTCAAAGTTTGAGCATCAAAAGAGTCACAAACATTGGGGACATCAAAGAACCAACACAGCTATGAGGAAGTATTGAAGGGTTTTTTTAAAGAGCCTTGATGATCTCTTCAGCACTGGAGACAGTGAACTCTCCTCCACTTTCAACATTGGCAACCTTCACCTTGAGGTCTTCCACCAGAAGAGCAAACCTCCTTGATCGAACACCAAGCCCCTTCTCTGTGAGGTCAAGCTCAAGCCCAAGAGCGTTGGTGTATTTGGCAGCACCATCAGCAAGGAACTTCACATGCTTGTTCTCTGGGAAAgttttggcccatgagttcatCACAAAGGGGTCATTCACTACAAAATCAAAGAACACTTCAATTAGCCACTTCACAAAATATCTATCTTCAACACTTTGGTTACTTTACTTGCATCATGGGCACATTTTAATTTAGATCATAATATATAGGCTTGTAACTAGCCAAGTCCCTGTGATAAACTGTTCTACAATTCAATCTATAAATCTGAGCACCAAGATAAGGAGAGTAAATAACCAAGGTCATTTATTCATCATAGCTgcaaatcaaacaatttcaatatCAAAATCATTGTATGCACGCTTTTCCAGTTTTAAGGATGATGAAAACAAATCAACAATCACTTATTTGGATTTAGGAAATCCATTTCTAGAAAGAAACCTGGTATTGAAGTCTTTTGGGCTCAAGAAGTGCAATGCAATGGTGAATTTCAACTTTCTAGACAAGTAACTTGGAAGTTTAGAACAAATCATGCAACACTAAGAATTGGGGAGAATTTTCAAACGCAAGTCAATACATACTACAGTACACAAATCCATCACTATCAATTGATTGAACAATTAACCATCCCAACTCAAATTAACCAATCAGCAACCCTTTCATATTCTCATGCCAACACTAATCTTGAATTGCACATTAAAGTAGTAAAAAAAGCACAATTACATGCATGCACATATGTGGAAGGGAAATCGTGATATATTTGTACTTAAACACTTACCACTGATACAGATTACTTCATCCACACCCTTTCCTTTCAGCTCTTCTGCTCTCTCAATGAAGCCGGGCACGTGCTTCAAGCTGTTGCAAAGTCAGAGATCAAGAACAAAATCTTCAAATACCACCATCTCTACTTTATGAACCAAAAACCTACCAACAATGGAAACAACAAAACACCCTCCAAAATTGGGGATCGAACCCCAAATCCAACAACATATCCTCCAATACCCAATTCATCGTATCACTCCCACGATTTTTCTCTCTCTAGGAAAACAgatatttttgttgttgcaaTGTTAACACTAGACATCGACAAATTTTACTCAAAAGAGGAATTTTACACTGAAATAAAAATTGGATGAGAAAAAAGAAGATTACTTTGAGTACCCCAGTTGCAAATTAACTCGAATCAATGATAAAACACTTCACATTTCCTTAAAAATACTGAAACTTTGGGGGTTAAAAAGGTGAATCTGGGGTACCCACGAAGGTATTTCCGTTTATTTCAACGTTTATGATCCAAATATGAAGATTGGAATTAAGAAAGAGAAAAGGGTAAGTGAGGACCTGCATGTAGGAGTGAAGGCACCGGGAACACCAAAGATGATAACTTTCTTGCCGGCGGCAAGAGAGTGAATGGAAACAGTTTGGGGTTTGTTTTCATCATCCAGATAAGCCAAAATGCCGTCTGGAATAGCATCTCCCACAGCAATTGGAGCCATTTTCACAAAGATGATGTATGAATTTGTGTTGtgttatttttctttcacaaactgtataaatatatatagcaGAAATcaaaagaacttcaaatgtggaAGATTCTAGAAGAGAGGAGGCTCAGTGGAGTTACTAGTGGTTGTATaaaaaagtagtttttttttaaaaataaaataaatgttgatGATTGCAAATTGAccaatttatttattcaaatatttttttggtgaatttatttattcaaatataCTAGTTTATGATGCACATTGactccaattttttttatatttaaattatataggttattaaatttaacatttttaaaacaatcagataattttttaattaataatgaatttaataattaatatattcaatataatttttaaaaatggtaTTAAAAAAACTGGataatttatgaattattaatgcattaaacaattaaaatatcataattaatatatttaatataatttaaaaaatggtaACAAAACAATTAGATacctttttaattattaatgcatttaataataaatatgtcataattaatatatttaatataattttaaaaaatggtatATAAGTAATAAGTAATTAAGTAACATTAGAATGTtagtaaatttatattaatatgtttATGGACTCGTATGATTAATCGTATTGTAAATgtaaatacatattaatatatatatatatatatatatatatatatttaaattactctttaaaagaaaatcaaataaaattgattttgaaatgtttttttcgtgcatattattcaaaataagaaataaaattattgttaacTAACATCTTTATTaagtaaattataataataattaaatgatataaaatatttttttagcttaaagtaattataaaataataaaataatcaaaataaatacaataaaacaaaatattgatataaagataaaataaaaaaataattataaacaattataattaaaagaatcctttatatgaaataaaaaattataatgaaagATCTCCATCATACATAAAAGATATAtagattatatataaaatatagataatccaatttaaagaaaaaaaagttataatagaAAATCTTTTATATACGGGTATATTaaagatatataattttttgtaatctatgtttatatatataaactaatttaaccCAAAAACTTAGAATTCAATTTAAGCCCATTGGGTCGAAAACCTAATTACACCCTGCGAGTATTCTTC
This region includes:
- the LOC137838097 gene encoding rac-like GTP-binding protein ARAC7 isoform X1 → MMNASKFIKCVTVGDGAVGKTCMLICYTSNKFPTDYIPTVFDNFSANVAVDGSIVNLGLWDTAGQEDYSRLRPLSYRGADIFVLAFSLISRASYENVLKKWMPELRRFAPNVPIVLVGTKLDLREDRGYLADHMGSNVITSAEGEELRKQIGAAAYIECSSKTQQNVKAVFDTAIKVVLQPPRRKEMARKKRHRRSGCSFVSIVCGGCAA
- the LOC137838097 gene encoding rac-like GTP-binding protein ARAC7 isoform X2; the encoded protein is MMNASKFIKCVTVGDGAVGKTCMLICYTSNKFPTDYIPTVFDNFSANVAVDGSIVNLGLWDTAGQEDYSRLRPLSYRGADIFVLAFSLISRASYENVLKKWMPELRRFAPNVPIVLVGTKLDLREDRGYLADHMGSNVITSAEGEELRKQIGAAAYIECSSKTQQNVKAVFDTAIKVVLQPPRRKEMARKKRHRRSGCSFVIVCGGCAA
- the LOC137838098 gene encoding peroxiredoxin-2B-like, with protein sequence MAPIAVGDAIPDGILAYLDDENKPQTVSIHSLAAGKKVIIFGVPGAFTPTCSLKHVPGFIERAEELKGKGVDEVICISVNDPFVMNSWAKTFPENKHVKFLADGAAKYTNALGLELDLTEKGLGVRSRRFALLVEDLKVKVANVESGGEFTVSSAEEIIKAL